A stretch of the Notamacropus eugenii isolate mMacEug1 chromosome 2, mMacEug1.pri_v2, whole genome shotgun sequence genome encodes the following:
- the LOC140523644 gene encoding LOW QUALITY PROTEIN: gastricsin-like (The sequence of the model RefSeq protein was modified relative to this genomic sequence to represent the inferred CDS: substituted 1 base at 1 genomic stop codon), translated as MKWLIIALVCLHFAEANKIIKVPLKRFKSMKQVMKEKGVLHDYLKTHKQDPATKYFNKFAVGYEPLTNYMDVSYYGEISIGTPAQNFLVLFDTGSSNLWVSSVYCQSEACTTHTQFNPSDSSTFTSSDQTFSIEYGTGSLTGVFGYDTVTIQDISITKQEFGLSETEPGTDFVYANFDGILGLAYPAISSGGATTVMQGFLQEDLLNEAVFAFYLSGXNSDNGGEVTFGGVDTSLYTGDINWTPVTEEAYWQIGISGFSIGGESTGWCSDGCQAIVDTGTSLLTVPEDLFSELMQYIGAEEDEDGLYLVSCSNIDSLPTLTFTINGVDFPLPPSAYILEGDSTYCEVGMMATYLSSESGEPLWILGDVFLRNYYSVFDLANNRVGFASLA; from the exons ATGAAGTGGCTGATCATTGCCCTTGTCTGCCTCCATTTTGCAGAGGCAAACAAGATCATCAA GGTCCCTCTGAAGAGGTTCAAGTCCATGAAGCAGGTGATGAAGGAGAAGGGGGTACTGCATGACTACTTGAAGACCCACAAACAGGACCCTGCCACCAAGTACTTCAACAAGTTTGCTGTTGGCTATGAGCCCCTCACTAATTATATGGAT GTGTCCTACTATGGGGAGATCAGCATTGGGACCCCAGCCCAGAACTTCCTGGTCCTCTTTGACACTGGCTCCTCCAACCTGTGGGTGAGCTCCGTCTACTGCCAGAGCGAGGCCTGCA CCACTCATACCCAGTTCAATCCCAGTGACTCTTCCACCTTCACCAGCAGTGACCAGACCTTCTCTATTGAGTATGGAACAGGGAGCCTGACTGGAGTCTTTGGCTATGACACTGTGACA ATCCAGGACATCTCTATCACGAAGCAAGAGTTTGGCCTGAGCGAGACTGAGCCTGGCACCGACTTTGTATATGCCAATTTTGATGGGATCCTGGGCCTGGCCTATCCTGCCATCAGCTCTGGTGGGGCCACCACTGTCATGCAGGGCTTCTTGCAGGAGGACCTGCTGAATGAGGCTGTCTTTGCCTTCTACCTTAGTGGGTAG AATTCTGACAATGGAGGTGAAGTCACTTTTGGAGGAGTGGACACCAGTCTGTACACTGGAGACATAAACTGGACCCCTGTCACTGAGGAAGCTTACTGGCAGATTGGCATTAGTGG GTTCTCCATTGGTGGTGAGTCTACTGGCTGGTGCTCTGATGGTTGCCAAGCTATTGTGGACACTGGCACTTCCCTCCTCACTGTTCCCGAGGATCTGTTCTCTGAGCTGATGCAGTACATTGGAGCTGAGGAGGATGAAGATGGACTT TACTTGGTCAGTTGCAGCAATATCGACAGCCTGCCTACACTCACCTTCACCATCAATGGTGTGgacttcccccttcctccctctgcctACATCCTTGAG GGTGACAGCACCTACTGTGAGGTGGGGATGATGGCCACTTACCTGAGTTCTGAGAGTGGCGAGCCCCTCTGGATCCTTGGGGATGTTTTCCTGAGGAACTACTACTCTGTCTTTGACCTTGCCAACAACAGGGTGGGCTTTGCCAGCCTGGCCTAA